A region of the Streptococcus oralis Uo5 genome:
AGGATTGTCAGCTCCTGCCTCAAAGAGGTACTCAGCTAGAACCTCACCATCTTCTGTCAGCTCAATAAACTTGAGAGCACCCTTCAAGACAGTAATTTTTCCCCAAGTGCCGACTTTAGTATTGTGCTTTTGCTGGACAGCTTCAGGCATGGTTTGTTTATTCCACAAGGGCATCCGTTTATAGGCAATTAATTTTTCCATTTTACTTCCTCTTCTTAACGCTGGTTGACAGCTTTCATCACACGCGCGATGTCGCGGTTTTGGTCACGACGCTTGATCGACTCCCGTTTGTCATAGTCATGTTTCCCTTTAGCAAGTCCTAAAAGGAGTTTAGCATAACCATCTTTGATATAGACTTTAAGGGGAACAAGGGTCATTCCTGTCCCTTTGGTCTCTTGTTCCAATTTTTGAATTTGCTTCTTATGGAGCAGAAGTTTGCGACGTCGTTCCGGTTCCTGGTTCCAGATATTGCCCTCTTCGTAAGGGGCGATATGGACATTGCTCAGCCAGACTTCCCCATTTTTTACTTGAGCAAAGCCGTCCTTGAGATTGATTCGAGCAGCTCGAACGCTCTTGATTTCAGTTCCGGTCAGGACCATTCCTGCCTCTAGCGTATCTACGATTGTATAGTCGTGGTGCGCTTTTTTATTTTGTGCGACGACCTTTCCCTCGCCCTTTGCCATGCTTGGCTCCTTTCTTAGCTACTTCCTTGTAAAAAGGGTTCTTCCCCTTTTTCTTCTTGTCTTTTTGTGAATGCTTGTGCTTATCATTTGAGCGCCCTGATTTTCTCTTGTCTTCCTTCTTATCCGAACGACGACTTGAACCACGACCTCTGTCTTTGCGCCCAGCTTGTTTCAAGCCTTTTTCAATCACATCAAACTCACTTGGGATATAAGAGAAGTCAATTTCACCTGTCATCTTATCCGCTCTTTCAACCCGAATGCGAATCTGCTGTCCTACACGGAAAGTTATGCCCGATTTCTCCCCACGGAGTGTCAAGTCACGCTCGTTGAAATGATAAAATTCAGGCAAATTAGTAATGTGAATCAAGCCTTCAACTGTATTTGGCAATTCGACAAAGAGACCGAATTTGACGATGCTGGATACAACCGCATCATACTCTTCGCCCACGTATTCTTCCATGTACTCAGCCTTTTTCATAGCTTCGACTTCACGCTCTGCCTCGATGGCACGACGTTCACGGTTGGAAGACTGGGTTGCAATCTCTGGAATCACTTGCTCAAAATGCTCTGCTATTTCCTTGGAACGGCCGTAATCCCGAATCATACGGTGGACAAGGAGATCTGGATAACGGCGAATCGGACTGGTAAAGTGAGTATAATAATCAGCAGCAAGACCATAGTGACCGTGATTGTGCTCTGAATAGCGAGCTTGTTGCATGGAGCGGAGAAGCATCATGGACAATACATCCGCATAAGGCTCTCCCTCAACAGCACGCATGATATCTTGAAGCGCCTCTTGGCTAATCTCACTGGCAGTCCCATAAATCCGCAAACCAAAGCTTGAAGCATAGTCAATAAACTTCTGAACTTTTTCTGCCTTAGGCTCCTCATGAATCCGATAGATAAAAGGTAGGTCCAGCTTGCTAAAGTGCTCGGCAACTGTTTCGTTAGCAATCAACATGAAGGACTCGATCATCCGCTCAGCAACGCCGCGTTGACGGAGGACAATATCCACAGGCTTGCCTTTTTTATCCACCAAAATCTTAGCTTCGTTGGTATCAAAATTCAGGGCACCACGTTTCTCACGCATGTTTTCTAGCCTTTCATGAAGCTTGGCCATGAGCTCGATACTAGGAACAATTTTCTTAAACTCTTGTCTCTTTTCCTCATCGCCAGCTAGGATATCATTAACAGCGCTATAGGTCATACGAAAACTAGTCTTGATAACCGTTTGGGTAATGGTGTAATTAACCACACGACCATGTTTATCAATCTCCATAATGGCAGACTGGGTCAAGCGATCTACTTGAGGATTGAGAGAGCAGATGCCATTTGACAGTCGTTCTGGTAGCATAGGTACTACACGGTCTGTCACATAGACAGAAGTTGCCCGGTTAAGGGCTTCCTTGTCAAGGGCAGAGCCCTCAGTCACATAGTAGGAAACATCCGCGATGTGAACTCCGAGTTCGATATTGCCATTTTTCAAAGGCTTGATGTGAACTGCATCGTCCAAGTCCTTGGCATCCGCGCCGTCAATGGTAAAGGTAAGCTCATCTCTCAAATCAAGACGCCCCTCCATATCCTTTTCTGAAGGAGCATCAGGCACACTTTCCGCCTCCTTGAGAACAGCCGCTGGAAATTCAGAGACAATATCCATAGACTCCAAAACTTCAAGGACATCAATCCCAGCATCAGTAGAGTGACCCACTACATCCAGTACACTAGCGACAAAGAAATCGTGTTTTCTACTTGGGTATTTGTCGATAAAGACCTTGAGAACTTCCGTTCCCTCTAGTTTAAGAGCTGGTTTCTTCACATAAATCGGTTGGCTGATTTTCTGATTCTTTGAACGAATGTAGCCAGCATACTTAGGTTTTTCCTGATCCAGAACGATTTGCCCGACAACTGTCGTCAGGCTATGCTCTAGAATATCGATAATTTTGGCTTCTGCAGCAGTTCCCTTGTTACGGTCAGCGACTTTCTTAATCACGACCTCTACGGTATCACCATCAATGGCATAGTTGACATCGTTTTTTCCTACAAAAAGGTCGTCCTCTTCGCCTTCCAGGCTGACAAAGCCAAACCCATTTTTATGGGCATGAAAAACCCCTTTGAGGGTGATTTCATGTTTCTTCTTCTGGTCCAAGGTAAGGCTTCCATCTTCTCCAAATCGAATCTGGTGCTTTCTTTCCATTAGAGACAGGGTCTTAATCAACTCACGGAAATCCTTGGATCCATCCTTTCCGAGAACCTGAGCTAGGTCATTTACCGTCACTCGCCCCTTCTCTTGCAAATATTCTTTAATTTTATCTTTCATGTTTTCTTTCTAGATTTTTTAATTTTCTGTTACTGTAAGACCTTTTCAAACATCATTTAATACTTAATAAAAATAAAAAGAGGCTAAGACCTAGTCTCGCCCATTTCTTATCTACTTGATAATACCGTCAATGCTAAGGCAATGGCTAGCCAGAAAAAGACTAAAATACCTGTCAAACGTTGCATCACAGCTTCAAAACCACGCGCTTTACTACGTTCAAACAAATCACCTGAGCTGGCATCAAATACATTGCTGGATTGGTTTTTAGTTGGTTGCATGAAAATCGCAATCACAATCACAACAGATAATACTAATAAAATGGTTAATAATAGGTTATACATATCAAACTCCTTAAAATCCCTATTATTTTACCATAAATTCTACTTAGATTCAAGATGTAAAGTTACTTTTCTTTCCTTTGGACAATATTTTAACACCTCAATCTTGTCTGGATGAGTTTTGGAGTTCTTACTGGTTAGATAATTCATGCTGCCACAAGAGGAGCACTTGAGATTGATTTTTACTCGCACTAGATTTCCTTTACTTTTAATAATGATCTAAATTGCACTATGTTACATAAACAACTGAAAGCTACACAGGCTGCTGTCGCATAAAAGACAGCATGATAGCCCAAATATCCTGCAACTGCGGATCCCGCCATAGGTCCAATCACTCCACCGAGGTAAAAAAAGACTTGGTTGAAGGCGAAAATCCTTGAAATACCTGATTTTGGAGTCATTTTGCTGAGAAGGGCATTGACTCCCGGTATGAGAGCTCCCGTTCCCAAACCAAAGAGAAAACGATACAAGCCAAGTTGAAGGGGGCTGGTCGCATGGGCACAAAGAAGGTAAATGATAACGGAATAAATCTGTGCTGTGACCAACAATCTATGATTCCCTACCTTATCGCCAAGTTTTCCTAGAATTCCAGCACTCATCATGCTAGAAAATCCCATGCTGGATACGATCAATCCTGATATAAATAGGAGATTTTCGGACTGCCCTAAGTCCCGCACATAGAGAGCTAGAATGGGACCAATTGATTGAGCTGAAAATTGAATGACAAAGCTCGTCAAAAATAGGTTTACTAAAAGCCTAGGATACTTGAAAGAAGAAAATACTTCTTTCGTTGGGATAGCCTTCTCCTTAGCCACTGGTTGAAAATCTTCCTTGATAAAGAAAATAGTCAGGATTGCAGCTAAAAATAGGAAAGCACCCACCAATAAAAAGACATTGCGAATGCCAAAAATTTCAGCAATAAAGCCTCCAACAAAGGGACCCGTCAGTGTTCCTGCAACAACTCCTGTAGATAGAGTCCCCAGAGCCGCTCCAGACTTATCTTTGGGTACCTGACTAGCAATCAAGGCCGTTGCATTGGGGACAAAACCAGTAAATACACCATTGAGCAAGCGCAGAAAGAGTAGCCAATAGATATTGGGTACGAAGGCCAAACCTCCCATAGTGATGGTCATGGCAAGACCTGCTCGAATCATCATGGGCTTTCGTCCATATTTGTCAGCAAGAATACCCCAGATGGGAGAAACTAGAGCTGCTGAAACAGCCGAGACCGAGATGGCTAATCCAGCATAGAAAGTTACTTGATTTCTTTCGATTCCCAACTGCTCTACAAAGATAGGCATAAAAGGAACGACCAAGGAAATGCTGGCGCCCGTTAAAAAACTACCAAACCAGGCGACACGAAGATTCTCTTTCCAACTAATCTCTTGCACAGCTGTCGCCTCCTTCAAGTAACTTCACTACTTGACCCACAAGCTGATCACGACTGCCATTGTTATCTAATATATGACTTGCCAATTTTTTCTTTTCTTCTAAAGACCACTGGGCGGAAAGACGCGACTCGGCGACTTCCTTAGAAAGATGATCCCGTTTCATGAATCGTTCCAATTGGATATCATAGTCCACATAGACCAGCCACGTTTCATCAAACCAAGCACTGTAGCCCTGTTCAAAAAGCAGGGGAATATCCATGAAAAAAATCGCTTCTGTCTGAATCAACTGGTCTCGCAATGCAGCCAATTCCTCACGAATAATCTCTCCTTGTGTTTGTTTAGACCATTCCTGCTCCTCAGGATTTGAAAAGATGAGACTAGCCAGGAGAGGGCGATTGAGTTCTCCATTTTCAAGGATGATTTTCTGCCCAAAGTGCTGAACTAAGAGCTGATAAAGACGACCACCAGGTTTTTGTAGCTGGTGGACGACTGCGTCAGCATCAACCACTTGAAAACCTTGCTCTCTTAGGAAATTTGTCACAGTTGACTTACCTGAGGCAATTCCTCCTGTGATTCCAATGATTTTTCCCATTAGCCCCTCCTTTGACACTGAGGACAAAAATGAGTTCCCCTTCCACCGAGCTGGAATTTCTCAATGAGGGTGCCACAGCGTGAACATGCTTGACCAGCCTTATCATAGACCTGATGAAAATCCTGCATGGTTCCATCTTCCCCAAAGGCATTGGTATAGGTCCGAATGGTAGAGCCACCCTTTTCAACAGCCTGCCCCAAAACAGCAATGGTCTGGTCATGAATAGCTGACGCTTCTGCTGCTGTCAAAGTTTGCGAAGGTCTTGCTGGATGAACCTGAGCTCGCCAGAGGACCTCATCTACATAGATATTGCCAAGGCCAGCTACCAAGGTCTGGTCTAAAAGGTGAGATTTGATAGGCTTCTTAGATTTGGCTAGGGCAGCTTGAAAGACCTGCAAATCAAAATCCTGCTCTTTTGGCTCAGGACCTAGTTTCTTAGAAATAAAGTAGGCGTCCAAAAGGTCGGGTGCCAGCAGTTCCATAGTACCAAACTTGCGTACGTCCTCATATACAAGAGTGCCGCCATCCTCAAAATGGAAGAAAACATGGGCGTGTTTACGTTCTGGAACTTGGTCTGGATAGTAAAAATACTTGCCCTCCATCCGCAAATGAGAAATCAAGACCTTGTTTGTTAGGTAAAAAAGCAAATATTTTCCACGGCGCCCCACGGACTCAATTACTTGGCCAGGCACTTCCCTTTGAAACTCATCCAAATCTGTCTTGATCATCTTAGGATAAGCAATCTCTATACTCGAAATCTTCTTTCCCAAAATCAATTTTTCTAAGCCACGACGAACGGTTTCAACCTCTGGTAATTCAGGCATAAATCCTCCTTCTGTAAAAACAAGAAGCAGGCATGAGCCCACCTCTACTTAGTATTCTTTTTCATTATAGCCAAAGTCAGCCAAATCTAGCTTTTTATCACGCCAGTTTTTCTTGACCTTGACCCAAGTTTCTAGGAAGACCTTGTCTCCTAGCATGAGTTCGATATCACGACGAGCCATGGTCCCAATTTTCTTGAGCATGGCGCCACCTTTTCCGATGATGATACCCTTTTGGCTATCACGCTCAACCATAATAGTAGCTCGGATATGAACCTTGTCGGTCTCTTCATCACGCTTCATAGAGTCAACCACTACTGCAACTGAGTGAGGGATTTCTTCACGCGTTAGGTGCAAGACTTTCTCACGAATCATTTCTGAAACCAAAAAACGCTCAGGATGATCTGTGATTTGATCAGATGGGAAATACTGGAAACCTTCCTCTAGATTTTCACTCAAAATATCGATTAGTCGAGAAACGTTATTTCCCTGAAGGGCTGAGATCGGAACAATCTCCTTAAAGTCCATCTGGTTACGGAAGTCATCAATCTGAGACAAAAGCTGATCTGGGTGGACCTTGTCAATCTTATT
Encoded here:
- the era gene encoding GTPase Era encodes the protein MTFKSGFVAILGRPNVGKSTFLNHVMGQKIAIMSDKAQTTRNKIMGIYTTDKEQIVFIDTPGIHKPKTALGDFMVESAYSTLREVDTVLFMVPADEPRGKGDDMIIERLKAAKVPVILVVNKIDKVHPDQLLSQIDDFRNQMDFKEIVPISALQGNNVSRLIDILSENLEEGFQYFPSDQITDHPERFLVSEMIREKVLHLTREEIPHSVAVVVDSMKRDEETDKVHIRATIMVERDSQKGIIIGKGGAMLKKIGTMARRDIELMLGDKVFLETWVKVKKNWRDKKLDLADFGYNEKEY
- the mutM gene encoding DNA-formamidopyrimidine glycosylase, translated to MPELPEVETVRRGLEKLILGKKISSIEIAYPKMIKTDLDEFQREVPGQVIESVGRRGKYLLFYLTNKVLISHLRMEGKYFYYPDQVPERKHAHVFFHFEDGGTLVYEDVRKFGTMELLAPDLLDAYFISKKLGPEPKEQDFDLQVFQAALAKSKKPIKSHLLDQTLVAGLGNIYVDEVLWRAQVHPARPSQTLTAAEASAIHDQTIAVLGQAVEKGGSTIRTYTNAFGEDGTMQDFHQVYDKAGQACSRCGTLIEKFQLGGRGTHFCPQCQRRG
- the secG gene encoding preprotein translocase subunit SecG; the protein is MYNLLLTILLVLSVVIVIAIFMQPTKNQSSNVFDASSGDLFERSKARGFEAVMQRLTGILVFFWLAIALALTVLSSR
- the coaE gene encoding dephospho-CoA kinase (Dephospho-CoA kinase (CoaE) performs the final step in coenzyme A biosynthesis.), whose amino-acid sequence is MGKIIGITGGIASGKSTVTNFLREQGFQVVDADAVVHQLQKPGGRLYQLLVQHFGQKIILENGELNRPLLASLIFSNPEEQEWSKQTQGEIIREELAALRDQLIQTEAIFFMDIPLLFEQGYSAWFDETWLVYVDYDIQLERFMKRDHLSKEVAESRLSAQWSLEEKKKLASHILDNNGSRDQLVGQVVKLLEGGDSCARD
- the rnr gene encoding ribonuclease R; translation: MKDKIKEYLQEKGRVTVNDLAQVLGKDGSKDFRELIKTLSLMERKHQIRFGEDGSLTLDQKKKHEITLKGVFHAHKNGFGFVSLEGEEDDLFVGKNDVNYAIDGDTVEVVIKKVADRNKGTAAEAKIIDILEHSLTTVVGQIVLDQEKPKYAGYIRSKNQKISQPIYVKKPALKLEGTEVLKVFIDKYPSRKHDFFVASVLDVVGHSTDAGIDVLEVLESMDIVSEFPAAVLKEAESVPDAPSEKDMEGRLDLRDELTFTIDGADAKDLDDAVHIKPLKNGNIELGVHIADVSYYVTEGSALDKEALNRATSVYVTDRVVPMLPERLSNGICSLNPQVDRLTQSAIMEIDKHGRVVNYTITQTVIKTSFRMTYSAVNDILAGDEEKRQEFKKIVPSIELMAKLHERLENMREKRGALNFDTNEAKILVDKKGKPVDIVLRQRGVAERMIESFMLIANETVAEHFSKLDLPFIYRIHEEPKAEKVQKFIDYASSFGLRIYGTASEISQEALQDIMRAVEGEPYADVLSMMLLRSMQQARYSEHNHGHYGLAADYYTHFTSPIRRYPDLLVHRMIRDYGRSKEIAEHFEQVIPEIATQSSNRERRAIEAEREVEAMKKAEYMEEYVGEEYDAVVSSIVKFGLFVELPNTVEGLIHITNLPEFYHFNERDLTLRGEKSGITFRVGQQIRIRVERADKMTGEIDFSYIPSEFDVIEKGLKQAGRKDRGRGSSRRSDKKEDKRKSGRSNDKHKHSQKDKKKKGKNPFYKEVAKKGAKHGKGRGKGRRTK
- the smpB gene encoding SsrA-binding protein SmpB; translated protein: MAKGEGKVVAQNKKAHHDYTIVDTLEAGMVLTGTEIKSVRAARINLKDGFAQVKNGEVWLSNVHIAPYEEGNIWNQEPERRRKLLLHKKQIQKLEQETKGTGMTLVPLKVYIKDGYAKLLLGLAKGKHDYDKRESIKRRDQNRDIARVMKAVNQR
- the rpmG gene encoding 50S ribosomal protein L33; the protein is MRVKINLKCSSCGSMNYLTSKNSKTHPDKIEVLKYCPKERKVTLHLESK
- a CDS encoding multidrug efflux MFS transporter, which codes for MQEISWKENLRVAWFGSFLTGASISLVVPFMPIFVEQLGIERNQVTFYAGLAISVSAVSAALVSPIWGILADKYGRKPMMIRAGLAMTITMGGLAFVPNIYWLLFLRLLNGVFTGFVPNATALIASQVPKDKSGAALGTLSTGVVAGTLTGPFVGGFIAEIFGIRNVFLLVGAFLFLAAILTIFFIKEDFQPVAKEKAIPTKEVFSSFKYPRLLVNLFLTSFVIQFSAQSIGPILALYVRDLGQSENLLFISGLIVSSMGFSSMMSAGILGKLGDKVGNHRLLVTAQIYSVIIYLLCAHATSPLQLGLYRFLFGLGTGALIPGVNALLSKMTPKSGISRIFAFNQVFFYLGGVIGPMAGSAVAGYLGYHAVFYATAACVAFSCLCNIVQFRSLLKVKEI